The Rissa tridactyla isolate bRisTri1 chromosome 1, bRisTri1.patW.cur.20221130, whole genome shotgun sequence DNA segment gAACTGATGCAAATTGCCTCGAGTGTGGAAACGAACAGTGGCCTCAGCCAGGCTCGCTATTTCACTGTCACACCTTCCACTTTCTGTGTTTACGTATTTCTTCAGGTGCGCGGTTTACCCTGTGTTCTCCTGAAGCTTGGAGGTATCACACCTCCAGCCCCCCTGCCTGACTCATttcagaagctgtggatgccccatccctggcagcgttcaaggccaggctggatggggctttgagcagcctggtctagtgggaggtgtccctgcccagggcaggggggttggaactagatgatgtctaaggtcccttccaacttgaaccattctgtgattctgtgtgtgattctgtgagaatAAGCATAACCCAAACCTTAAGGCCAGGGAAGAAAACGAGGCAGAAAAGATACACTTGGATAGgaaatatatgtacatatttttCAGTAGTGGTAACCATTTAAAGCTGCCCAGAGGTGTGGAATACTCTAATGGCAATGAAATCAACTGGGGCTGCCAGAGGCACCTAGCAGCGTCCGTTTAATAGATTATGGGATCACGTAATAGATATGTATCTGTAAGTACGTAATAGATACGTGGTCAATAGCTCACGGGAGCCTAGGAATTTATCTCAGGCATATCAAAATATGCATGTCAACGTTTCctaattaaacaaaagaaaacccagccTCTGGGTGAAGCATCGGATGGAACAATGTTATCAGACCTCCCCAGGCAAACACGAGGAGCGTATAAAACGAGCTGTTCCCAGGGAGAGCGGCACCTCTCCTCCACCCACCTTCCAAGAGCAATGGATCTCAAAGTGATCTGTGTGCTCTCCGCCATCCTCGTCATAGCCCTCAGCACCTTGGCGGAGGGAAAGACATTACCAAGTAAGTACTGCTGCCTTCACAGGTATGTACGTGGGCCTCACCCTGCTGACTGTAACTGTGGCAAGAGCACGTCTCCAGTTTATGTTTCATACAGCAAACGTCTTGCTCTGgtaccgttaccaaagctggagtttacttcttaattttttcagagaaatctacggcaaaataaaaaaaaaaaaaaaagactgcagctGAAGTCTCCTGTTGGTGGTAtagccaggagcctgctgcaaaggcagagggacAGACAAGCCCAGGAGCTCACTAGAACAGACCAGGACTGGAACAGGAGCTAGCTTTGTCTAGTCTTACGATATTTATTTTGTGCTACTTTGCCACATGAATGCAATTTCAAAGGAGTCCATCTGCCTCCTCAATAAAAGACAAGTCATTTAGACAACTTAGGAAGTGGAAAGCGAGTAAATCAATGACAGACACCTAGGACCATCTCCAGAATTTCTTGGTTGCAGATGACTGTGCTGTAGacttaaaattttgaaagtgtAGCCACAACTATTTGCATGTAATCCTGTGTTTTTATAGTCACCTGACGAGAATGCAAAGATTTTGTATCTTTACACCAGTTTGGATATCTACTGGACCCTTAACTCTTTCTTTCTTCACATGAGATGGGCAAAGCAATGAGCATTTCCTAGCATGACATTTGAAGTTATGGGTTTTTACCATTTGATGTGGTCTATTTGAAGTCCACAGACCCCACTGTGCTGGGCTGCAAGTGAGACCACAGATTCTCAAAGGGTGAAGTACAACCCTTCCTGAAATCGGTGGGACttcaaaagcagcttttaaacTGCACAAGTTCTGGTCTTAGCAAGCGACAGAAAAGGTACACTTGCAAAGATGGACTGTCTAGGGAAAGATCGTTATTCCCAGTGGACACCTGACAAATGCACCTCCGCTAACGAGTGTGCAAACTGACAGCCAGTAACTTGCTACTTCTGTCCCGAACAGCGAGATGCCAATGTAAACTGGCCCCCAGGGAGCGGAGGAACTGCGGCTACCCGGGAATCTCAGCAGCGGAGTGCAGGAAAGCTGGGTGCTGCTTCAACGCTTCAGTCCCCGGCGTTCCCTGGTGCTTTGCTCCTAAACCAAGGAGAGGTAATAGCTCTGCCAGAAACACTGGTTTACCTTGTGTTTGATTATGTGGAAATGTGTACAAccggggagcagctctgcttttcttcttagggcaatgaagctggtacAAACCTCTATTAGAAGACCACTGGTAGCAAAACACGAAGTCAAACCTTGCTTACCCATCAGTCTTTTATCTCACCCTCTTCACAAAATATATTTCCTCTCCCTTCAGCCTTCTAGTTATCAAACAACCCGTGCTGATTATTTAAACCCATTTCACTGCCATTTGTGGTCTTGTTCATCAGTAGAGCAAGGGATCCTCAGCACTTATTTAAGTGGGTTTTCTATGTGGCTGAGGAGGACTTTAGCACTGCATGTCAAAGTCCTGAGTAGATGAGTGCCTCTGTAGCTGTTTGGCACCTGTGCAAAAGACCACAGACTTCTGGCTTCTTCTaggctttttgctcttttctctaGCCTGTTTTGACAATTGCTAGATCCTTCCTGTTTCCCAGCATAATTCCACTTGGAATTGGTGCCACTTggttcttattttctctcccatttTGGCTCCCAGTCTTCATTCaatgaaaacatcaaaatatcCCAGGGGAAATCCTTTTCTCCAGTAGATTCTTCCTTCTAAATCTTCTAAACTCCTGCTTCCagtttttgcctttgctttctcaGAGAGGGTAAGAGCTGCTCTCCCAGTCCTTCAAGGGCTGGGTGTATATTTTACACAACTGCTGAATGTAAGCTATGTTCGCTGGGCTGACTGCCCGACGCCTTCTGAGGAGAACTTCAGGGCAATCTCAGCAGATGTACAGGTGAAACAAAAGGAACTGAGGGTTCAAAGGCAACATTACCCCGTAAAAGAATTTGATATGAATCAAGATTGGCCAAGAGGGCTCAGAAgtgtcagaggaaaaaataatattgcatttgAACACTGTTTGCATTTcatgaaaatcttgaaaaatgaaTGGCAGCAGCTTACAGTGTCATTTTCATAGAATTGCTTTTCTGAGCAGAACTGAGTTTCAGGAGGGAAAAACTGAATTATTCAGGCCGGGTGGTATAACCTCTTTACCTCTGATTTTACATTAAATTGCCTGGATGAGCTGTGATCTCCTCCAAAATGACCTATCTCCTTTCCATATCTCAAGTTGGCATGCAGGGGAGGCTGGGTTTTCCTCTCCCCACATTATCCAGGCTCTCTGGGGTTAGCATTGGGTCAGGTCATGAATATACCCTGCTCCGAGGTCAGTGTCTGTGGTACCGTGATGGAAGACATTCAGCTCTTGACCCCATTAATGGATCTAGGAAAAGTAAAGCTGGGTCGCTGTCTGCCAGGCACTTCTGGGGGAAAATTTGTCCCCCTCTGACCCCTGAGGTACAGCAGCAATTCCTTACCCCTTGGTCTTTAGCTTTGCCTAACAGGCATGGTAAGGATTTGGGTGAACCTGCTGCCTGAAATGGGTGTGGAGAAGGTTATCATGGCTGTCATGTTCACTCACTGATCTCACCTTGGTGGCCTGCCTTTTATTTATGAATTATGCTGCCAGGTAAACGGAACATAAAGTAACAtagcctccttccttccttcgttTTCGCCTTACGCAGTTAGGAAAGTATGTCCCAATGACTCCTATGCCAGGATAAACTGCGGCTTCCCCGGCATCACAGCTAAGGATTGTGAAAGGAAGGGCTGCTGCTTCAGGGCACATCCCGCCGGTGTCCCCTGGTGTTTCTACCACCGTGTGGTGGAGGAAGGTAACGTTCTGCATGAGacatcatccctgcatccccgTGTGTGCACCACGGCCCCTGGCAGGGTCCGTGCTGTGCCCGGGCTTGGTGTGCCCTGGAGTGGTGGGAGGTCACGcgggagggatggagcaggatgGGGTCTCCTCACCTATCCTGGTGTGGGTGCAGGTCTTCCTCACCCAGGGTGTGACTGGGGAGAAGATGGCTAAACCCTAAAACGACTGGCTTCTTGCACCGAGGGTGGGTGTTACTGATGCATCTGAGACAGGGACTTGTGGGCAACGTGGCTGAACAGCGAGTCTGGGCTCAGGTGTGAGCTCAAGCCCTTGGCTAACGCGGTGGTAGAGGTGCAGCTACCAAACTCATATCTACTTTATCACAAGAGATAAAAGGCTTTGCTTTAGAAAGGTGGAATGAAACACTTGCGGAAATTTCTGTTCCcctgcttctgtgtttttaatgAGCATTGACCTTTCAGCATATCTAACGTAGATAACCAACAGCCTCAGCCAATTCTAACCCACCCCACAGTGTATTTTGCACTGGGAACAATTAACCATAATTTGGTTTTACTGATCTGAATCGCAGTTAGGAAACACGTGTACGGGGAGCGGAGAGGGGAAGCAATTGctaaaaaattgcctttttgacGTCCTGCATCTGAGCAAAACACTTCCTAGCACCTTGTGTAATTCGTGGAGAAAACACGTCCCTTAATCTGCTTCTCCTCTTTACCTCCCCAGCTTGTTAAAAGAGAAACTTCCACCAAGAACCTTGCAAtctttggacctgctccaacaagaAACAACAGCCAGAGGTCCCAACTCAGACTTCACAGTTTGCAACAGCTATGATTTCTAGGTCATTTTTACCTTGGATCGACTCCTTTCTGATGAAAAGTTACTTGCAGCTTTTATTCCTTCAGTAGGCTAGTACTGTGCAGGTTTTCACTGTAATAAAAGAACTAAGACACAATTTGTGAGTTCTCTGGTATCTTTATTTTACAGCTGTGTGTTTCTCTGTTTCCCAGGAAATTCGGCATCTTAGCAACTCGCCGATGACAGAGAAATCACTAACACTTCTGAAAGGAACATGGCACTCAGCTCTTTGTGTTAGTTACACTTCATACTTGCAAATGACTGCTTGCATTTGTTAGCTGATATGTGGCCTTACACCGGCCACTCGCCTTTCtgaatactgaaaatattcagaGTTTCCCTTTATATGGCTACAGCtgtgggtttggtgggttttttcccctcaagacatagaatcatagaatcacagaatggttcgggttggaagggaccttagagatcatctagttccaacccccctgccatgggcagggacacctcccactagaccaggctgctcaaagccccatccagcctggccttgaacgctgccagggatggggcatccacagcttccctgggcaacctgtcccagtgtctcaccaccctcatagtgaactacatctcccctctttcaggttaaaactgttgcccctcatcttatcgctacactccctgataaagagtccctccccatctctcctgtaggcccccttcgggtactggaaggccactataagatctccctgagcctcctcttctccaggctgaacaacctcagcgCTCTCAGTCTGCCCtgacaggagaggtgctccagccctgtcatcatcttcatggccctgagAAGGGTACCTTTGTTAGCTGACAGCTGAGCTCATCTGACTCAGAGACCTCCTGCTCTCTGCATCACTGCGTCCCTGATGCTGCTGATACCTCGTTGCTGCTACCAGCGGGGACACAGAGTAGCTCAGGAAGGCGGGTACCCACAGGGTATCCTGCCTAACCCAACATGGGCCCCGGCTGCTGGCCCAACATGCAGCTGAAGCACCGGCCACTCTCACTGTCAACCAGCGTCCCCACACGTGGGTCCCGTGGGTCATGCTCGGGAAAACTCTCTGCAACACTAAGAGCAAGACACAGGTCCTGACCTGTACCTAAAGTTGAACCTGCTGTATCTCGCCAGACACCGGAGAAGCTCCTGGTCTCCAGGTGAGTGTGGCTGCTTGCTCCTGTGTGTCTTTAGTGCTCAGCACTGCAGCTGGAACGCTTCCCTGCTGTGGCTGAGTGAGAGCACAGCAAGGAGCCTCTAAGAGCACCACTGGGAACAAAGTGGGTAACATGAGACGGCTGTGGCAGCAAAGCCGTGCTCGAGGCATGGCAGGAAAGAGCAGCTGTGCCGGGCTGTGCtgcaaggagagagagaaaatggtgGAGACACATCCCTCCTTAGAGATTTCTCCAAGTACGCTTTTGTGATGTGTAAGCTGAGGATTTGAAGATGGCAGGCAGAGCCAAAGTAGAGCAAAATGAGATCCCAAAACAGGAATGCACACCAAAGAGGAGTGTGCAGGACCTGCAGAGATGTGTCTACAGAAAGAGGGACCTTCCTCTCCTCACTTTCAGGGCTGCTCTGTGGGCTCCCTACACCTGAGCCAGTGACCACAGGCCCCGTTCACAGCCCTCAGAGAGGAGAAGACAACCTCTGGGCTGAAAATCATCTGGCTAGTTCAGGTGTCCCCAGTAGAGTGAATTGAACTGTCCAGAAAGGCTCCACCCAGCTCCAAAGGGTGCCTACACAAGAAACTGTACATATCTGCTCCCTTGGGTTTCCCCATCAGAGCCTCTCGATGCTGGAGAGACCCACTCAAgggacaggagagagagagatggggaaCACCACTGCCCTGGCACACACCTCTGGCTTGATGGTGGCTTTCCTAGACGACCTGGTGGCGGAGGCCCAAGAAAGACACACCGCTGCACGGGGACGGAGGCGTCCTGGCAGCTGATGGCATTGATCGCATTTTGGAGCTCATAGTCTGGACAGCAGATAGACACAAGTAGATATGCGCAGGTCGTTCATTTATTTTGCGTCAATAGATTGACAGGCTTCACCAGCTGATGCAATTGAAATGGCTTTGTACTATTGGATTGTTTAAAGTCTGTCCTTTTCTGTCCCttcttcatattttttccccccattcttttTGCTGGTATGGACCTGTGTCCAGCActagaaagagaaatttaaacagaaactttAAAACTGCTTCTAGTGTTTCAGGCTGGTTAC contains these protein-coding regions:
- the TFF2 gene encoding trefoil factor 2, which produces MDLKVICVLSAILVIALSTLAEGKTLPSKCQCKLAPRERRNCGYPGISAAECRKAGCCFNASVPGVPWCFAPKPRRVRKVCPNDSYARINCGFPGITAKDCERKGCCFRAHPAGVPWCFYHRVVEEAC